Proteins from one Burkholderia oklahomensis C6786 genomic window:
- a CDS encoding fumarylacetoacetate hydrolase family protein yields MKLASLKDGTRDGQLIVVSRDLHTAAIADAIAPTLQRVLDDWAFYAPQLRDLYDALNQSRARNAFPFEPADCMAPLPRAFQWADGSAYVNHVELVRRARGAEMPPEFWTDPLIYQGGSDDFLGPRDDIVCASEEWGIDFEAEVAVITADVPMGAAPDDALKAVRLVTLVNDVSLRNLIPAELAKGFGFFQSKPASAFAPVAVTPDELGEHWRGGRVHRPMIVHWNGRKVGQPDAGVDMVFHFGQLIAHAAKTRNVRAGSIVGSGTVSNKDAKRGYCCIAEKRCIETIEHGAPQTEFMRYGDKVKIEMFDEAGKSIFGAIEQAVAPLDGAA; encoded by the coding sequence ATGAAACTCGCTTCGCTCAAGGACGGCACGCGCGACGGCCAGCTGATCGTCGTATCCCGCGACCTGCACACGGCGGCGATCGCCGACGCGATCGCGCCGACGCTGCAGCGCGTGCTCGACGACTGGGCGTTCTACGCGCCGCAGCTGCGCGACCTGTACGACGCGCTGAACCAGAGCCGCGCGCGCAATGCGTTCCCGTTCGAGCCCGCCGACTGCATGGCGCCGCTGCCGCGCGCGTTCCAATGGGCGGACGGCTCCGCTTACGTGAACCACGTCGAGCTCGTGCGCCGCGCGCGCGGCGCCGAGATGCCGCCGGAGTTCTGGACCGATCCGCTGATCTACCAGGGCGGCAGCGATGACTTCCTCGGGCCGCGCGACGACATCGTCTGCGCGTCGGAGGAGTGGGGCATCGATTTCGAGGCGGAAGTCGCGGTGATCACGGCCGACGTGCCGATGGGCGCGGCGCCCGACGACGCGCTGAAGGCCGTGCGGCTCGTCACGCTCGTCAACGACGTGTCGCTGCGCAACCTGATTCCCGCCGAGCTCGCGAAGGGCTTCGGCTTCTTCCAGAGCAAGCCGGCGTCCGCGTTCGCGCCGGTCGCCGTGACGCCGGACGAGCTCGGCGAGCACTGGCGCGGCGGCCGCGTGCACCGCCCGATGATCGTCCACTGGAACGGCAGGAAGGTCGGCCAGCCGGACGCGGGCGTCGACATGGTGTTTCACTTCGGGCAGCTGATCGCGCACGCGGCGAAGACGCGCAACGTGCGCGCGGGCTCGATCGTCGGCTCGGGCACGGTGTCGAACAAGGATGCGAAGCGCGGCTACTGCTGCATCGCCGAGAAGCGCTGCATCGAGACGATCGAGCACGGCGCGCCGCAGACCGAGTTCATGCGCTACGGCGACAAGGTGAAGATCGAGATGTTCGACGAAGCGGGCAAGTCGATCTTCGGGGCGATCGAGCAGGCGGTGGCGCCGTTGGACGGCGCGGCTTGA
- a CDS encoding IclR family transcriptional regulator: MNKSASNAPDDDLADDHDTAEEKVRSGIQSIEVGFRLLDVLTSEPRAMMLRDLAQRAEMSPAKAHRYLVSFQRLGLVSQDPVSGRYELGGFALQMGLARLARVDGVKLARIALTALRDQLDQTVGIAVWGNQGPTIVHWMESSHPAKASLKLGDVMPLLGSATGLVFAAYLPRSKTAAMIERELADTRRATHYTGPRTLAEVDAALADVRAHRAARVEGMLLPTINAFGMPVFDAVGDLALAIIALGHEGAFDLRWDGEIDVALRACARKLSYELGYSEGARDA, encoded by the coding sequence GTGAACAAATCCGCTTCAAACGCTCCCGACGACGATCTCGCCGACGACCACGACACCGCCGAGGAAAAGGTCCGCTCGGGCATCCAGTCGATCGAAGTCGGCTTTCGCCTCCTCGACGTGCTGACGAGCGAGCCGCGCGCGATGATGCTGCGCGACCTCGCGCAGCGCGCGGAGATGAGCCCGGCGAAGGCGCACCGCTATCTCGTGAGCTTCCAGCGGCTCGGGCTCGTCTCGCAGGATCCGGTGTCGGGCCGCTATGAGCTCGGCGGCTTCGCGCTGCAGATGGGCTTGGCGCGCCTTGCGCGCGTCGACGGCGTGAAGCTCGCGCGGATCGCGCTCACCGCGCTGCGCGATCAGCTCGACCAGACGGTCGGCATCGCGGTTTGGGGCAACCAGGGGCCGACGATCGTCCACTGGATGGAGTCGAGCCATCCGGCGAAGGCGTCGCTCAAGCTCGGCGACGTGATGCCGCTCCTCGGCTCGGCGACGGGCCTCGTGTTCGCCGCGTATCTGCCGCGCAGCAAGACGGCCGCGATGATCGAGCGCGAACTCGCCGACACGCGGCGCGCGACGCATTACACCGGGCCGCGCACGCTCGCCGAAGTCGATGCCGCGCTCGCCGACGTGCGCGCGCATCGCGCGGCGCGCGTCGAAGGGATGCTGCTGCCGACGATCAACGCGTTCGGCATGCCGGTGTTCGATGCGGTCGGCGATCTCGCGCTCGCGATCATCGCGCTCGGCCACGAAGGCGCATTCGACCTCCGCTGGGACGGGGAGATCGACGTCGCGCTGCGCGCATGCGCACGAAAGCTGTCGTACGAGCTTGGGTATAGTGAAGGGGCGCGCGACGCCTGA
- a CDS encoding DUF3108 domain-containing protein yields the protein MPPSSAVSPNPRIAPHRVRRAAFAFALVLALHWLAALWLVRFREPFKPVEPENVPVQVELLKPQQIERAPAPAKPAAARPRAAQKRATPAPAPRARAPHRSEPVLSAVESPVESPAAASAAEPASTATAGAATGASGSAASAASGAGATAQPGAASKGEASPGVKFALPPSGELQYDTFYNGMQNMPGTIRWQTDGRSYSLYVSMPMPFVGPYTYESRGRVDAFGIAPERYVETRGRRPPDFAIFNRETKQIVFTSTPNSVALPDGAQDRFSMLMQLAGLVGGDPDAYRPGVTREFFVVDRDSGETWPITTIGDETISTSAGSLDARHFMRLPRRAGDTRRIDIWLAPSLDWLPVRMVQTEPNGSQIELLLHRRTNARGAASESADTSANAHADSSANAGAAPASASGAPLGADNSVNSTEATPAISPAVHEQQQP from the coding sequence ATGCCGCCGTCGTCCGCCGTTTCGCCGAATCCGCGCATCGCCCCGCACCGCGTGCGGCGCGCGGCGTTCGCCTTCGCGCTCGTGCTCGCGCTGCACTGGCTCGCCGCGCTGTGGCTCGTGCGCTTTCGCGAGCCGTTCAAGCCGGTCGAGCCCGAGAACGTGCCGGTTCAGGTCGAATTGCTCAAGCCGCAGCAGATCGAGCGCGCGCCGGCGCCGGCCAAGCCCGCCGCCGCTCGTCCGCGGGCCGCGCAAAAGCGCGCGACGCCCGCTCCCGCGCCGCGCGCCCGCGCGCCGCATCGTTCGGAGCCCGTATTGAGCGCCGTCGAGTCTCCCGTCGAATCGCCCGCCGCGGCATCCGCGGCCGAGCCCGCGAGCACCGCGACGGCCGGCGCGGCGACCGGCGCATCGGGCAGCGCGGCGAGCGCCGCGTCGGGCGCCGGCGCGACCGCGCAGCCCGGTGCAGCATCGAAGGGCGAAGCGTCGCCCGGCGTGAAGTTCGCGCTGCCGCCGTCGGGCGAGCTGCAATACGACACGTTCTACAACGGCATGCAAAACATGCCGGGCACGATCCGCTGGCAGACCGACGGCCGCAGCTATTCGCTGTACGTGTCGATGCCGATGCCGTTCGTCGGCCCGTACACGTACGAGAGCCGCGGCCGCGTCGATGCGTTCGGCATCGCGCCCGAGCGCTACGTCGAGACGCGCGGCAGGCGGCCGCCCGACTTCGCGATCTTCAATCGCGAGACGAAGCAAATCGTGTTCACGAGCACGCCGAATTCGGTCGCGCTGCCCGACGGCGCGCAGGATCGCTTCAGCATGCTGATGCAGCTCGCGGGCCTCGTCGGCGGCGATCCCGATGCGTATCGACCCGGCGTCACGCGCGAATTCTTCGTCGTCGATCGCGACAGCGGCGAGACCTGGCCGATCACGACGATCGGCGACGAGACGATCTCGACGAGCGCGGGCTCGCTCGATGCCAGACATTTCATGCGCCTGCCGCGCCGCGCGGGCGACACGCGCCGCATCGACATCTGGCTCGCGCCGTCGCTCGACTGGCTGCCCGTGCGAATGGTTCAGACGGAACCGAACGGCTCGCAGATCGAACTGCTCCTGCATCGCCGCACGAACGCGCGCGGCGCGGCGAGCGAAAGCGCGGACACAAGCGCGAACGCACATGCGGACTCGAGCGCGAACGCGGGCGCCGCACCGGCATCGGCATCCGGCGCGCCGCTCGGCGCGGACAATTCGGTAAATTCGACCGAGGCTACGCCGGCCATTTCGCCGGCTGTTCACGAGCAGCAACAACCTTGA
- a CDS encoding DUF3567 domain-containing protein, which produces MQMIYNSPNYCVVEFPPQDGHHAMNSGGYEIVDKNAQREIFIDGELAARFREHVKQLIQAEPSLDEVDEFLGQFDSLMTQPVVLH; this is translated from the coding sequence ATGCAAATGATCTACAACAGCCCCAACTACTGCGTCGTCGAATTTCCGCCGCAGGACGGCCATCACGCGATGAACTCCGGTGGCTACGAAATCGTCGACAAGAACGCGCAGCGCGAAATCTTCATCGACGGCGAACTCGCCGCGCGCTTTCGCGAGCACGTGAAGCAGTTGATCCAGGCCGAGCCGTCGCTCGACGAGGTCGACGAATTCCTCGGACAGTTCGATAGCCTGATGACGCAGCCCGTCGTCCTCCACTGA
- a CDS encoding homocysteine S-methyltransferase family protein, with amino-acid sequence MSEPTPIASSAQSAALAASYTRGAELPQLLQKRILILDGAMGTMIQRYKLDEAAYRGERFKDFPRDVKGNNELLSITQPQIIREIHDQYFAAGADIVETNTFGATSVAQADYGMEDLVVEMNAESAKLARESAAKYATPAKPRFVAGAIGPTPKTASISPDVNDPGARNITFDELRDAYYVQAKALLDGGVDLFLVETIFDTLNAKAALFALDQLFDDTGECLPIMVSGTVTDASGRILSGQTVEAFWNSLRHAKPLTFGLNCALGAALMRPYIAELAKLCDTYVSCYPNAGLPNPMSETGFDETPDVTSGLLKEFAQAGLVNIAGGCCGTTPEHIAAIAKALAEVRPRRWPNQYSEAA; translated from the coding sequence ATGTCCGAGCCCACGCCGATCGCGTCTTCCGCCCAATCCGCCGCCCTTGCCGCGTCGTATACGCGCGGCGCCGAGCTGCCGCAGCTGCTCCAGAAGCGCATCCTGATCCTCGACGGCGCGATGGGCACGATGATCCAGCGCTACAAGCTCGACGAAGCCGCGTATCGCGGCGAGCGCTTCAAGGATTTTCCGCGCGACGTGAAGGGCAACAACGAGCTGCTGTCGATCACGCAGCCGCAGATCATCCGCGAGATCCACGATCAGTACTTCGCCGCGGGCGCGGACATCGTCGAAACGAACACGTTCGGCGCGACGTCCGTCGCGCAGGCCGACTACGGGATGGAAGACCTCGTCGTCGAGATGAACGCCGAATCGGCGAAGCTCGCGCGCGAATCGGCCGCCAAATACGCGACGCCGGCCAAGCCGCGCTTCGTCGCGGGCGCGATCGGGCCGACGCCGAAGACGGCCAGCATCTCGCCCGACGTCAACGATCCGGGCGCGCGCAACATCACGTTCGACGAGCTGCGCGACGCGTACTACGTGCAGGCGAAGGCGCTCCTCGACGGCGGCGTCGACCTGTTCCTCGTCGAGACGATCTTCGACACGCTGAACGCGAAGGCCGCGCTGTTCGCGCTCGATCAACTGTTCGACGACACCGGCGAATGCCTGCCGATCATGGTCTCGGGCACCGTCACCGACGCGTCCGGCCGCATCCTGTCCGGCCAGACCGTCGAAGCGTTCTGGAATTCGCTGCGCCATGCGAAGCCGCTCACGTTCGGCCTGAACTGCGCGTTGGGCGCGGCGCTGATGCGCCCGTACATCGCCGAGCTCGCGAAGCTGTGCGACACCTACGTGTCGTGCTACCCGAACGCGGGCCTGCCGAACCCGATGAGCGAGACCGGCTTCGACGAGACGCCCGACGTCACGTCCGGCCTCCTCAAGGAATTCGCGCAGGCGGGCCTCGTGAACATCGCGGGCGGCTGCTGCGGCACGACGCCCGAACACATCGCGGCGATCGCGAAAGCGCTCGCCGAAGTCAGGCCGCGCCGCTGGCCGAACCAGTACAGCGAAGCCGCCTGA
- the metH gene encoding methionine synthase: MTDHTMRLAGLEPFNVTSGTLFINVGERTNVTGSKAFARMILNGQFDEALAVARQQVENGAQVIDVNMDEAMLDSKAAMVRFMNLIASEPDIARVPIMIDSSKWDVIEAGLKCVQGKAIVNSISLKEGEEQFRHHARLIRRYGAAAVVMAFDEQGQADTYERKTEICKRSYDFLVNEVGFPPEDIIFDPNIFAVATGIEEHNNYAVDFIEATRWIKRNLPYAKVSGGVSNVSFSFRGNDPVREAIHTVFLYHAIQAGMDMGIVNAGQLGVYADLDAELRERVEDVILNRRADSTDRLLEIADKFKTGAAKKEENLEWRNQPVEKRLAHALVHGITNFIVEDTEEARAKIAAAGGRPINVIEGPLMDGMNVVGDLFGQGKMFLPQVVKSARVMKQAVAHLIPFIEEEKRLLAEAGGDVRAKGKIVIATVKGDVHDIGKNIVSVVLQCNNFEVVNMGVMVPCNEILAKAKVEGADIIGLSGLITPSLEEMAYVASEMQRDDYFRVKKIPLLIGGATTSRVHTAVKIAPNYEGPVVYVPDASRSVSVASSLLSDEGATKYLDELKSDYERIRHQHANKKALPLVTLEAARANKTKIDWARYTPVKPKFIGRRVFKNYDLNELANYIDWGPFFQTWDLAGPYPAILNDEIVGESARRVFSDAKSMLARLIQGRWLTANGVIALLPANTVGDDDIEIYKDDTRSEVLLTWRNLRQQSVRPVVDGVMRPNRSLADFIAPKDSGVADYIGMFAVTAGIGVDAKEKQYEADHDDYSAIMLKALADRFAEAFAEAMHARVRRELWGYAAGEQLDNDALIAEQYAGVRPAPGYPACPDHLVKRAMFEALHTDEIGMSITDSLAMLPAASVSGFYLAHPDSTYFSVGKIGQDQLEDYARRMALSKADAERALAPLL; this comes from the coding sequence ATGACCGACCATACGATGCGCCTAGCCGGCCTCGAGCCGTTCAACGTCACGTCCGGGACACTCTTCATCAACGTCGGCGAACGCACCAACGTCACCGGCTCGAAGGCGTTCGCGCGGATGATCCTCAACGGCCAGTTCGACGAGGCGCTCGCCGTCGCGCGCCAGCAGGTCGAGAACGGCGCGCAGGTGATCGACGTCAACATGGACGAGGCGATGCTCGATTCCAAGGCGGCGATGGTGCGCTTCATGAACCTGATCGCGTCGGAGCCGGACATCGCGCGCGTGCCGATCATGATCGACTCGTCGAAGTGGGACGTGATCGAGGCGGGCCTGAAGTGCGTGCAGGGCAAGGCGATCGTCAATTCGATCTCGCTGAAGGAAGGCGAGGAGCAGTTCCGCCATCACGCGCGCCTCATCCGCCGCTACGGCGCCGCGGCCGTCGTGATGGCGTTCGACGAGCAGGGCCAGGCCGATACGTACGAGCGCAAGACCGAGATCTGCAAGCGCTCGTATGACTTTCTCGTGAACGAAGTCGGCTTCCCGCCGGAAGACATCATCTTCGATCCGAACATCTTCGCGGTCGCGACGGGCATCGAGGAGCACAACAACTACGCGGTCGACTTCATCGAGGCGACCCGCTGGATCAAGCGGAACCTGCCGTACGCGAAGGTGAGCGGCGGCGTGTCGAACGTGTCGTTCTCGTTCCGCGGCAACGATCCGGTGCGCGAGGCGATCCACACCGTGTTCCTCTACCACGCGATCCAGGCGGGCATGGACATGGGCATCGTCAACGCGGGCCAGCTCGGCGTGTACGCCGACCTCGACGCCGAGCTGCGCGAGCGCGTCGAGGACGTGATCCTGAACCGCCGCGCGGATTCGACCGACCGCCTGCTCGAGATCGCCGACAAGTTCAAGACGGGCGCGGCGAAGAAGGAAGAGAACCTCGAGTGGCGCAACCAGCCGGTCGAGAAGCGCCTCGCGCACGCGCTCGTGCACGGCATCACGAACTTCATCGTCGAGGACACCGAGGAAGCGCGCGCGAAGATCGCCGCGGCCGGCGGTCGCCCGATCAACGTGATCGAAGGCCCGCTGATGGACGGCATGAACGTCGTCGGCGATCTGTTCGGCCAGGGCAAGATGTTCCTGCCGCAGGTCGTGAAGTCGGCGCGCGTGATGAAGCAGGCCGTCGCGCACCTGATCCCGTTCATCGAGGAAGAGAAGCGCCTGCTCGCCGAAGCGGGCGGCGACGTGCGCGCGAAGGGCAAGATCGTCATCGCGACCGTGAAGGGCGACGTGCACGACATCGGCAAGAACATCGTGTCGGTCGTGCTCCAGTGCAACAACTTCGAAGTGGTCAACATGGGCGTGATGGTCCCGTGCAACGAGATCCTCGCGAAGGCGAAGGTCGAGGGCGCGGACATCATCGGGCTGTCGGGCCTCATCACGCCGAGCCTCGAGGAAATGGCGTACGTCGCGTCCGAAATGCAGCGCGACGACTACTTCCGCGTGAAGAAGATTCCGCTGCTGATCGGCGGCGCGACGACGTCGCGCGTGCACACGGCCGTGAAGATCGCGCCGAACTACGAAGGCCCCGTCGTCTATGTGCCGGACGCGTCGCGCTCGGTGTCGGTCGCGTCGAGCCTCCTGTCCGACGAAGGCGCGACGAAGTACCTCGACGAGCTGAAATCCGATTACGAACGCATCCGCCACCAGCACGCGAACAAGAAGGCGCTGCCGCTCGTCACGCTCGAGGCGGCGCGTGCGAACAAGACGAAGATCGACTGGGCGCGCTACACGCCCGTCAAGCCGAAGTTCATCGGCCGGCGCGTGTTCAAGAACTACGACCTGAACGAGCTCGCGAACTACATCGACTGGGGCCCGTTCTTCCAGACCTGGGATCTCGCCGGCCCGTACCCGGCGATCCTGAACGACGAGATCGTCGGCGAATCGGCGCGGCGCGTGTTCTCCGACGCGAAATCGATGCTCGCGCGCCTGATCCAGGGCCGCTGGCTGACCGCGAACGGCGTGATCGCGCTCTTGCCCGCCAACACGGTGGGCGACGACGACATCGAGATCTACAAGGACGACACGCGCTCGGAAGTGCTGCTCACGTGGCGCAACCTGCGCCAGCAGAGCGTGCGCCCGGTGGTGGACGGCGTGATGCGGCCGAACCGCTCGCTCGCCGACTTCATCGCGCCGAAGGATTCGGGCGTCGCCGACTACATCGGGATGTTCGCGGTGACGGCCGGGATCGGCGTCGACGCGAAGGAAAAGCAATATGAGGCGGATCACGATGACTACAGCGCGATCATGCTGAAGGCGCTCGCGGACCGCTTCGCGGAAGCGTTCGCCGAGGCGATGCACGCGCGCGTGCGCCGCGAGCTGTGGGGCTACGCAGCGGGCGAGCAGCTCGACAACGACGCGCTGATCGCCGAGCAGTACGCGGGCGTCCGCCCCGCGCCCGGCTATCCGGCGTGCCCCGATCACCTTGTGAAGCGCGCAATGTTCGAAGCGCTTCATACAGACGAAATCGGGATGAGCATCACCGATTCGCTCGCGATGCTGCCTGCCGCGAGCGTGTCGGGCTTCTATCTCGCGCATCCGGACAGCACGTACTTCTCGGTCGGCAAGATCGGCCAGGACCAGCTCGAGGATTACGCGCGCCGGATGGCGCTGTCGAAGGCGGACGCGGAGCGCGCGCTCGCGCCGCTGCTCTGA
- a CDS encoding DUF1840 domain-containing protein — MITFKSKAAQDLDVLKDFAVYVLGVVGKQLGERGVITSDELDDAIAKLEGAVSQAKQARAEHAGHFHEDEPDHPHHEVAPSLAQRVAPFLVMLREAKAQNADIHWGF, encoded by the coding sequence ATGATTACGTTCAAAAGCAAGGCGGCACAAGATCTGGATGTGCTGAAGGATTTCGCAGTCTACGTGCTCGGCGTCGTCGGCAAGCAGCTCGGCGAGCGCGGCGTGATCACGTCCGACGAGCTCGACGACGCGATCGCGAAGCTCGAAGGCGCCGTCAGCCAGGCCAAGCAGGCGCGGGCCGAGCACGCGGGCCACTTCCATGAAGACGAACCCGATCATCCGCACCACGAAGTCGCGCCGAGCCTCGCGCAACGCGTCGCGCCGTTCCTCGTGATGCTGCGTGAAGCGAAGGCGCAGAACGCCGACATCCACTGGGGCTTCTGA
- the argS gene encoding arginine--tRNA ligase yields the protein MLPAQKHTLETLLENSVKQVVQASKGDADAAFVLPAIALERPKVAAHGDVACNVALQLAKPLGANPRQLAERIVAALTAQPEAAGLVDAAEIAGPGFINLRLTPASKQAVIGAVFAEGRAFGASSRDHGKRVLLEFVSANPTGPLHVGHGRQAALGDALANVLASQGYAVHREFYYNDAGVQIGNLAISTQARARGLKPGDAGWPEAAYNGEYIADIARDYLNGETVAASDGQPVTGKRDVEDLEAIRKFAVTYLRREQDMDLKAFGVKFDQYYLESSLYTEGRVEKTVDALIEAGMTYEQEGALWLRTTDEGDDKDRVMRKTDGTYTYFVPDVAYHVTKWERGFTKVINIQGSDHHGTIARVRAGLQGLHIGIPKGYPDYVLHKMVTVMRDGQEVKISKRAGSYVTVRDLIEWSGGATPGSEASPDLLDEATITRGRDAVRFFLISRKADTEFVFDIDLALKQNDENPVYYVQYAHARICSVLNEWKSRYGATDALFANADLSPLDSKQAMALMQKLAEYPDVLAHAASELAPHAVAFYLRDLASEFHSFYNAERVLVDEEALRTARVALLAATRQVLENGLAMLGVSAPSKM from the coding sequence ATGCTGCCTGCTCAAAAACATACTCTTGAAACCCTGCTCGAAAACAGCGTGAAGCAGGTCGTCCAGGCGTCGAAAGGCGACGCCGACGCCGCATTCGTCCTCCCCGCGATCGCCCTCGAGCGCCCGAAGGTCGCCGCGCACGGCGACGTCGCGTGCAATGTCGCGCTGCAGCTCGCGAAGCCGCTCGGCGCGAACCCGCGCCAGCTCGCCGAGCGAATCGTCGCCGCGCTGACCGCGCAGCCCGAAGCGGCGGGCCTCGTCGATGCGGCCGAGATCGCCGGCCCCGGCTTCATCAACCTGCGCTTGACGCCCGCGTCGAAGCAGGCGGTGATCGGCGCGGTGTTCGCCGAGGGCCGCGCGTTCGGCGCGTCGAGCCGCGACCACGGCAAGCGCGTGCTGCTCGAATTCGTGTCCGCGAACCCGACGGGCCCGCTGCACGTCGGCCACGGCCGCCAGGCGGCGCTCGGCGACGCGCTCGCGAACGTGCTCGCGAGCCAGGGCTACGCGGTGCACCGCGAGTTCTACTACAACGACGCGGGCGTGCAGATCGGCAATCTCGCGATCTCGACGCAGGCGCGCGCCCGGGGCCTGAAGCCGGGCGACGCGGGCTGGCCCGAGGCCGCGTACAACGGCGAATACATCGCCGACATCGCGCGCGACTACCTGAACGGCGAGACCGTCGCCGCGAGCGACGGCCAGCCGGTGACGGGCAAGCGCGACGTCGAGGATCTCGAAGCGATCCGCAAGTTCGCGGTCACGTACCTGCGCCGCGAACAGGACATGGACCTGAAGGCGTTCGGCGTGAAGTTCGACCAGTATTATCTGGAGTCGTCGCTCTACACGGAAGGCCGCGTCGAGAAAACGGTCGACGCGCTGATCGAGGCCGGCATGACCTACGAGCAGGAAGGCGCGCTGTGGCTGCGCACGACCGACGAGGGCGACGACAAGGATCGCGTGATGCGCAAGACGGACGGCACGTACACGTACTTCGTGCCGGACGTCGCGTATCACGTGACGAAGTGGGAGCGCGGCTTCACGAAGGTCATCAACATCCAGGGCTCCGATCACCACGGCACGATCGCGCGCGTGCGCGCGGGGCTGCAGGGGCTGCACATCGGGATTCCGAAGGGCTATCCCGACTACGTGCTGCACAAGATGGTGACGGTCATGCGCGACGGCCAGGAAGTCAAGATCTCGAAGCGCGCGGGCAGCTACGTGACGGTGCGCGACCTGATCGAATGGTCGGGCGGCGCGACGCCGGGTTCGGAGGCGTCGCCCGACCTGCTCGACGAGGCGACGATCACGCGCGGCCGCGACGCGGTGCGTTTCTTCCTGATTTCCCGCAAGGCGGACACCGAATTCGTGTTCGACATCGATCTCGCGCTGAAACAGAACGACGAAAACCCGGTCTATTACGTGCAGTACGCGCATGCGCGGATCTGCTCGGTGCTCAACGAATGGAAATCGCGCTACGGCGCGACCGACGCGCTCTTCGCGAACGCGGACCTGTCGCCGCTCGACAGCAAGCAGGCGATGGCGCTGATGCAGAAGCTCGCCGAGTACCCGGACGTGCTCGCGCACGCGGCGAGCGAGCTCGCGCCGCACGCGGTCGCGTTCTACCTGCGCGACCTCGCGAGCGAGTTTCACTCGTTCTACAATGCGGAGCGCGTTCTCGTCGACGAAGAAGCGTTGCGCACCGCGCGCGTCGCGCTCCTCGCGGCGACGCGCCAGGTGCTCGAGAACGGTCTCGCGATGCTGGGCGTGTCCGCGCCCAGCAAGATGTAA
- a CDS encoding SPOR domain-containing protein, with protein MAKPRRTSKQSKQAGGTFLGIVLGLIVGLAIAVVVALYITRAPSPFVSKVAPPADNNASQPQQFDPNRALQGKTPGQPVTPQAAQPAPPNTAPGQAANPSQPPLLPEPQIVEVPSSNNGNGSSSASNNAADNGVAVAPKPADITPPPAKKPQTAANGSSAPHVANNNTSAGAATPPKTAQAPKGASSATTAAAKPAPGADANTGYFLQVGAYKTESDAEQQRARLGFQGFESKVSKRDVSGVTYFRVRIGPFSKFEDMNSARQRLSDAGVDTAVIRFTKQ; from the coding sequence ATGGCAAAACCACGCCGCACGTCGAAGCAATCGAAACAAGCCGGAGGAACATTTCTTGGTATCGTGCTGGGCCTCATCGTCGGCCTGGCCATCGCGGTAGTGGTGGCGCTCTATATCACCCGCGCGCCGTCGCCGTTCGTGTCGAAGGTCGCGCCGCCCGCCGACAACAACGCGAGCCAGCCGCAGCAGTTCGACCCGAACCGCGCGCTGCAGGGCAAGACGCCCGGCCAGCCGGTCACGCCGCAGGCCGCGCAGCCCGCGCCACCGAACACGGCGCCCGGCCAGGCAGCGAACCCGAGCCAGCCGCCGCTGCTGCCCGAGCCGCAGATCGTCGAGGTGCCGTCGTCGAATAACGGCAACGGCTCGTCGAGCGCGTCGAACAATGCCGCGGACAATGGCGTCGCCGTCGCGCCGAAGCCCGCCGACATCACGCCGCCGCCCGCGAAGAAGCCGCAGACGGCCGCGAACGGCAGCTCGGCGCCGCACGTCGCGAACAACAACACGTCGGCGGGCGCCGCGACGCCGCCGAAGACCGCGCAGGCGCCGAAGGGCGCGTCGTCGGCGACGACGGCCGCCGCGAAGCCGGCGCCGGGCGCCGACGCGAACACCGGCTACTTCCTGCAGGTGGGCGCGTACAAGACCGAGTCGGACGCCGAGCAGCAGCGCGCGCGCCTGGGCTTCCAGGGCTTCGAGTCGAAGGTGTCGAAGCGCGACGTGAGCGGCGTCACCTACTTCCGCGTGCGGATCGGGCCGTTCTCGAAATTCGAGGACATGAACTCCGCGCGTCAGCGGTTGTCCGATGCGGGAGTCGATACCGCCGTGATCCGCTTTACGAAGCAGTAA